A single region of the Triticum dicoccoides isolate Atlit2015 ecotype Zavitan chromosome 2B, WEW_v2.0, whole genome shotgun sequence genome encodes:
- the LOC119361274 gene encoding BTB/POZ and MATH domain-containing protein 2-like, which translates to MSTSDAELLAALRAAGREHLSASTVARRQETGSHLFRVANYTEVKATVPNREHVESSTFTVGGHEWRIDCYPNSCVKPHNGCISLFLRRTSSSAPHFLRRGAGSAKAEVAMASIKFSVLDRDGNPARTQSSPPRQFASGDDWGWTDFMRSDELDKEKERYLKDDCLTVLCDVTVDLGLRTDSCTEVAAAAAPEPTGEWPPPPFELDGELTTAIWKKQRADVRIEVGGETLAAHRWMLEARSAVFKEDLSLAFAAAGHGKQTAELRIEDMDAEVARTLIRFIYTDALASDMKQQLDAATAMAERLLVAAHRYKLEKLKHICEEALCRHIGMSSVAATLALAERHRCAVLKKACMQFISSPANLVAVVATDGFEQLKIGCPPDLVDLMAKHLAKVGAVDQSTFVPFTTF; encoded by the coding sequence ATGTCGACGTCGGACGCCGAGCTGCTGgccgccctccgcgccgccggccgGGAGCATCTCTCGGCGTCCACCGTCGCCCGGCGGCAGGAGACCGGCTCCCACCTGTTCCGGGTCGCCAACTACACGGAGGTCAAGGCGACGGTGCCCAACCGCGAGCACGTCGAGTCGAGCACGTTCACCGTCGGCGGCCACGAGTGGCGCATCGACTGCTACCCGAACAGCTGCGTCAAGCCGCACAACGGCTGCATCTCCCTCTTCCTCCGGCGCACCAGCAGCAGCGCCCCCCACTTTCTCCGACGTGGTGCCGGCAGCGCAAAGGCCGAGGTCGCCATGGCGTCCATCAAGTTCAGCGTGCTGGACCGGGACGGGAACCCGGCGCGCACTCAGAGCTCGCCGCCGCGCCAGTTCGCGAGCGGCGACGACTGGGGCTGGACGGACTTCATGAGGAGCGACGAGCTGGACAAGGAGAAGGAGAGGTACCTCAAGGACGACTGCCTGACGGTCCTGTGCGACGTCACCGTCGACCTCGGCCTGCGTACCGACAGCTGCACCGaggtcgctgccgccgccgcgccggagccGACGGGCGAGTGGCCGCCCCCGCCGTTCGAGCTAGACGGGGAGCTCACCACGGCCATCTGGAAGAAGCAACGGGCGGACGTGAGGATCGAGGTCGGCGGGGAGACGCTGGCGGCGCACCGGTGGATGCTGGAGGCCCGGTCCGCCGTGTTCAAGGAGGACCTCTCGCTCGCCTTCGCGGCCGCCGGCCACGGCAAGCAGACGGCCGAGCTGCGCATCGAAGACATGGACGCCGAGGTGGCCAGGACCCTGATCCGGTTCATCTACACGGACGCGCTGGCGTCGGACATGAAGCAGCAGCTGGACGCGGCGACGGCCATGGCGGAGCGCCTGCTTGTGGCGGCGCACAGGTACAAGCTGGAGAAGCTGAAGCACATCTGCGAGGAGGCGCTGTGCCGGCACATCGGGATGAGCTCCGTGGCGGCCACCCTGGCGCTGGCGGAGCGGCACCGGTGCGCGGTGCTGAAGAAGGCGTGCATGCAGTTTATTTCTTCCCCTGCTAACCTAGTAGCCGTCGTCGCGACCGATGGCTTTGAGCAGCTGAAGATCGGTTGCCCCCCTGATCTGGTCGACCTCATGGCCAAGCACTTGGCCAAGGTTGGAGCGGTAGATCAGTCCACGTTCGTGCCATTTACTACCTTCTAG